The following nucleotide sequence is from Melioribacteraceae bacterium.
AGGAGCTTTTTTTTTCTCATATTCGACTGTTCAATATCTACTTGAAGAATTAAAGATCGGTTTATTTTTACTGCATGAATTTTTCTCCATCACCTTGTTCATTTTTTTTATTGCAGTAAACATTGGGAATATTATTGTTTCATATTCTACGTTATATAAATCTGCTGAGGTGACATATTTATTTAACAAACCTATCCGGCCATCTGCGATTTTTGTAATAAAATTCTTCGATAATTTTTTCTATAGTTCTTCAACTCTTATACTAATTTTGCTTTCGATACTTGGAGGATACGCTTATTACTTAGGATTATCATTTGTAGATGTATCGCTAATTTTCTTTCTAAATTTTATCCCGTTCATGTTATCTGCCGCAGCATTAGGAATAATTACATTATTAACTATTGTGAAATTATCCACGATCGTTGGTCCGCGTATTGTATTATTTGGTTTATTGATTCTTTATTTAACCAGTATATTTCTTTTCTTCAATTTAGTTTCACCGGTCGATTTAGTTAATCAGGTAATGAAATACTATCCAAATGTGGATTTATATTTTGGAGAGTATCTGCCGATCGGATTACATTATTTGCCAAACCATTGGCTTTCTGAATCTCTATATTGGATTGCACGTGATAATTCTATTGCTGCTGGTAAATATTTTTACTTGCAAGTTTTATCTGCTTCACTCTTATTACTGTTAGCATTAGTTCTTGGAATGAGATGGTATCATAAAACATGGTTTTACGAAATAAAACTAAGAGGCAACAAAACTATTAATGATTTGGATAGATTTTTTTCATTTAAAAATCATTCCAAACTTTCCAACTTATCCGAAGTTATTTTCAAAAGAGAACATCATTTATTTTTACGTGAACCGACGCAAATGTTTCACATGATAGTTTTAATCGTTTTGATAGCTGTTTTTCTTTCGAGTGTTTCTAGTCTTGTTAAGCTAGGCGGTTTAAATATTTTCTTACAGACCGTTATTTATTTATCGGTTTTCATTTTTAATACATTTATGGTATCAACACTTGCACTTAGATTTGTTTTTCCTTTAATAAGTCTGGAGGGCAAAACATTCTGGAAAATTAAATCAGCACCAATTTCCGTTAAACACTTTATTAAACTTAAGCTAACTCCATATTTTGCTTTTATACTTTTCATCTCTACTATATTAACAGTGATAGTAAATAGACTTTTCAGTATAGAATTAATACTGATCATGCTTGTCTGCAACCTATTAATTACAGCCACTATTGTCATGATGAATTTCTCACTCGGTTCATTATTCGTTAATTATAACGAAAGAAATCCAATTAGAATTGCTTCATCTCAAGGGGCTTCTCTTTCATTTCTTCTCAATTTAATTTATATGGTTTTATTGATTGTGGTATTTTATCTACCAATTAATATTTATTTTAATAACTTTATAAGATATGGTGAGTCGGAAATTTCTTATCTTTTTTATGCAGCACTAATTATTTTATCTATAGCTTTGATAGTTGTGAGTATTTCGTTGATTATTTTGAAAAAATGTTTAGTCAGAGATTTCTAATATTATTTGATGAAAATAATTCCGGTTATAAATGAATAATAAATGAGGACGAAAATGCTTTTCAAAAAATTAATTTTATTTCTACTTCTTTTGTTTTTTGCTTCGGTATTATTTGGTCAAGTGACTAATTCCGATTTACAGTCCGATCTGAATTCACTTAAAAACAGTAATGAAAATTTTAACCACAGGTTAGATGTTTTAGAAAAGAAAATCGATGATATTATTTGGTATGAACGTGTCGGTGACATTGCTAATGTTGATAAAGTATTTATGTACGGACCACCGTTATGGAAAGAAAAAAACCCGAATGCGCAAGGCGCAGGGAATCCGGTAAAATTTTGGAGTTATGTATTCATTCCAAAAAATATTGATTATAATAAGAAATATCCTCTAATTGTTTTCCCCCACGGCGGTGTTCATGCTGATTTTTCAACTTATTATACACACATTGTTCGTGAGCTTGTAAGTCAAGGATACATTATTGTCGCTGCAGAATATAGAGGAAGTACCGGTTATGGAAAATCACACTATGAAAAAATAGATTACGGTGGTTTGGAAAACGAAGATGTTTATTACAGCAGAAATTATATGATTGATAATTATGAATTTGTTGATAAAAATAGAGTCGGAATTATCGGATGGAGTCATGGCGGTATGATTACATTGTTCAATATTTTTGAACATCCTGATGATTATCAAGTCGCATTTGCCGGAGTTCCGGTAAGTGATGTTATTGCAAGAATGGGATATAAAGATCAAAGCTATCGCGATTTATATGAAGCAGATTATCACATTGGTGAAAGTGCGGATGATAATGTTCAAGAATATAGAAGACGATCACCCGCATGGAATACTCACAAATTCCAAAACACTCCTTTACTAATTCACACAAATACAAACGACGAAGATGTTAATGTGCTTGAGGTTGAACATCTAATCAAATCACTTAAAGCAGATGACAAAAAATTTGAGTACGAAATATTTCAAGATCTTCCGGGTGGACATTCTTTCGATAGAATGGATACAAAAAAAGCAAAAGAAATTCGCATTAAGATTTACAAACATTTGGCAAAATACTTAAATCCGCCAAATCCAATTAATACTTTTGAAGACATTCACAAAGCCGGTTACTTAATAAATTAGGAGAAGTAATGATTTTGACACACAAACAAAAACTTGTTTTCGTTTTATTAATTTCACTCTTATCAACTTTATTAGTCGCACAGGATAAACCTGATTGGGAAGGCGGAGTTCCCGAAGGTTGTACAACTATCACCGTCGGTAAATTAGCTACTTATGACGGTTCTGTGATGACCTCGCATACGGACGATTCGCACAGAACAAGATCATGGCTGGATATTACTCACGCAAAAGATCATCCCGAAGGTGCTACGACGACTATGTATAAACGAGAACCTTACGATTCTCTCGCTATGCCTACTTACATGCACACTCCCATTGGTGAAATTCCACAAATTGAACATACATATCAATTTATAAATACAGCCTACCCTAGTATGAATCAACATCAATTAGCAATTGGTGAAACTACCTTCGGAGGACGTGAATCTCTTCAATCCGATAAAGGTCTGATCGATTGTCAAAGACTCTGCCAATTAATGTTGGAAAGAACAACTACCGCGCGTGATGCAATAAAATTAGCAGGAGAATTGACAAAAAAATATGGATGGAATGATGCCGGAGAAATGTTAACAATTGCCGACACGAAAGAAGTATGGCATTTAGAAATTGTAGGTCCCGGAAAAGGAAATGTCGGTTCAATCTGGGTCGCTCAAAGAGTTCCGGATGATCACATATCTGTCGGTGCAAACGGAAGCAGAATAAGACAAATAGATTTAGATGATCCCGATTATTTTATGGCATCGGAAAACATATATCAGGTAGCCCAAGACAGCGGTTGGTGGAATCCGGAGAATGGAGAATTTGAATTCTGCTATGCTTATTCACCCGATAGTAGAGAAACATTTTCGACGAGAAGAAGAGAATGGCGGGTTTTATCTTTAGCTGCACCTTCACTTAATCTTCACCCAAATTCAGAGAACTATCCTTTCTCGGTAAAACCGGATGAGCCGATCACGAAAGAAAAAATGGTCGAAATGTTTCAAGATTATTATGAAGGAACCGATTACAATTTTATTAAAGACTTAACTTGGGTTAATCCTGATGGCGAAGTTGAAATATCACCATTAGCAAATCCTTTTATGCCATATGATATGAATAAACTTTTCAAAATTAATGGCGGATGGAGCTGGCGTGGTGAAAGAACAATCGCAAGATGGTATACAATGTATGCAACAATTACACAGTCACGCGATTGGCTTCCCGATGAAGTCGGCGGTGTTGTTTGGCTGGCTTGGGATAACGTAGCAACTTCGGTATACACTCCAATCTATGCAAACATAACCGAAGTAAATAAATATTTTAAAACACCGGGTAGAGTTCATGGATATACACATGATTCGGCTTGGTGGGCTTTTAACAGATTAGGAACATTAGCAGCACAACGTTGGGGCGATATGCGTCATGATGTTCGTGCAGTTTGGGATCCGATGCAAGAAGAACTTTTTGCAAATCAAAAATCATTTGAAGAAAAAGTAATTGATCTGCTAAAAGCCGATCGCAATGCCGCAATAAAATTAATGACCGACTATACCAATGAATGGGGAATCAAAGCTACGGAACGAGCTTGGAAACTTGGCGATGAACTGTGGACAAAATATGATGAAAAGTTTTAAAAACAATTTTAAGAATATGAGATATCTCTAAAAATATTTATTACTCAGGAAATTAAAATGTTCAAAACATTCTGCCTAATATTCTTGTTCGTAAATCTACAAATCATTTCACAAGATGAGTTAATACAGAATATTAGCGGGAGAAAAACTGTTAGTTTAAACGGTGATTGGCACATTATAATTGATCCTTTTGAAAACGGCTATTACAATTATCGCTATGAACCAAACCCAAACGGGTATTTCAAAAATCAGAAACCAAAAGATAAATCAGATTTAGTTGAATATGATTTTGATCTATCTCCTACTGTTAAAGTCCCCGGTGACTGGAATTCACAAAGAACTGATCTATTTTTCTATGAAGGAACTATTTGGTATAAGAATTCTTTTAATTACGTTTTGCCGGAGAACAAAAAATTATTTCTCCATTTTGGCGGAGTAAATTATGAAGCCAAAGTTTATTTCAACGGTCATTATCTTGGAACTCACATAGGTGGTTTTACTCCATTCAATTTTGAAATCACTGATTTAGTTAAAGTGAAAAATAACATCGTTGTTCTTAAAGTTGACAATACAAGAAAACGAGAAGGAGTTCCGACAAAAAATACTGATTGGTGGAATTACGGAGGATTAACAAGAGATGTTTCTTTAGTTGAAACTCCAAAGCTTTTTGTTCAAGATTATTCGATACAATTAAATCCTAAGAACATTCAACAAATCCAATTTGGACTAAATCTATCTGAACAGATAAGTGAAGAATTAATTAATATTTC
It contains:
- a CDS encoding prolyl oligopeptidase family serine peptidase, giving the protein MLFKKLILFLLLLFFASVLFGQVTNSDLQSDLNSLKNSNENFNHRLDVLEKKIDDIIWYERVGDIANVDKVFMYGPPLWKEKNPNAQGAGNPVKFWSYVFIPKNIDYNKKYPLIVFPHGGVHADFSTYYTHIVRELVSQGYIIVAAEYRGSTGYGKSHYEKIDYGGLENEDVYYSRNYMIDNYEFVDKNRVGIIGWSHGGMITLFNIFEHPDDYQVAFAGVPVSDVIARMGYKDQSYRDLYEADYHIGESADDNVQEYRRRSPAWNTHKFQNTPLLIHTNTNDEDVNVLEVEHLIKSLKADDKKFEYEIFQDLPGGHSFDRMDTKKAKEIRIKIYKHLAKYLNPPNPINTFEDIHKAGYLIN
- a CDS encoding C69 family dipeptidase, with the translated sequence MILTHKQKLVFVLLISLLSTLLVAQDKPDWEGGVPEGCTTITVGKLATYDGSVMTSHTDDSHRTRSWLDITHAKDHPEGATTTMYKREPYDSLAMPTYMHTPIGEIPQIEHTYQFINTAYPSMNQHQLAIGETTFGGRESLQSDKGLIDCQRLCQLMLERTTTARDAIKLAGELTKKYGWNDAGEMLTIADTKEVWHLEIVGPGKGNVGSIWVAQRVPDDHISVGANGSRIRQIDLDDPDYFMASENIYQVAQDSGWWNPENGEFEFCYAYSPDSRETFSTRRREWRVLSLAAPSLNLHPNSENYPFSVKPDEPITKEKMVEMFQDYYEGTDYNFIKDLTWVNPDGEVEISPLANPFMPYDMNKLFKINGGWSWRGERTIARWYTMYATITQSRDWLPDEVGGVVWLAWDNVATSVYTPIYANITEVNKYFKTPGRVHGYTHDSAWWAFNRLGTLAAQRWGDMRHDVRAVWDPMQEELFANQKSFEEKVIDLLKADRNAAIKLMTDYTNEWGIKATERAWKLGDELWTKYDEKF